A section of the Chloroflexota bacterium genome encodes:
- a CDS encoding ROK family transcriptional regulator, with the protein MDHAVTVLELLRQHERASRTELAELSGLSPATISRAVAHLRRRGLVRERVLEHVPLGRPPMVVELEASAAYLLAIDAGGSRIRASLADLEGTLVVTEHGEVRRPRDPASVIREIGRVARRAARRADGRPILAAAAGISGIVDAGRGIVLLSPDLPGLEGASAAELLGAELDMPVAIDNDDILAAVGEASVGAARGSTDVVFLSLGYGLGAGIIVGGRPLRGAASAAGAIAYFAPGRLEERASGRAIASRYAHRTHGSSDAIGAREVFHLAAAGDAVARAVVAEAVNALGELVVNVAALLDPQVIIVGGGLARNGAALVEPLADRLRSSVPFPPRLLPSLLDEAAVAQGAALLALSLSRQRMANGAGGSAVRPEPARVGMLELV; encoded by the coding sequence ATGGATCACGCGGTCACGGTCCTCGAGCTCCTCCGCCAGCACGAGCGAGCGTCGCGGACAGAGCTCGCCGAGCTGAGCGGTCTCTCGCCGGCCACGATCAGCCGGGCCGTCGCCCACCTGCGCCGGCGCGGACTCGTCCGCGAGCGAGTCCTTGAGCACGTCCCGCTCGGACGTCCCCCGATGGTCGTCGAGCTCGAGGCGTCCGCGGCGTACCTCCTCGCGATCGACGCCGGCGGATCGCGGATCCGGGCCAGCCTCGCCGACCTCGAGGGAACGCTCGTCGTCACGGAGCATGGCGAGGTCCGTCGCCCGCGCGACCCGGCCAGCGTCATCCGCGAGATCGGCCGGGTCGCCCGCCGCGCCGCCCGCCGCGCCGACGGCCGCCCGATCCTCGCGGCGGCGGCGGGGATCTCCGGGATCGTCGATGCCGGCAGGGGCATCGTCCTCCTCTCGCCGGACCTCCCGGGCCTCGAGGGCGCATCCGCCGCGGAGTTGCTCGGCGCTGAGCTGGACATGCCCGTCGCGATCGACAACGACGACATCCTGGCCGCCGTAGGCGAGGCCTCGGTCGGTGCGGCACGCGGCTCCACGGATGTCGTGTTCCTGTCCCTCGGATACGGCCTGGGCGCAGGCATCATCGTCGGCGGCCGTCCGCTCCGCGGCGCGGCGTCTGCCGCCGGGGCGATCGCGTATTTCGCTCCGGGACGGCTCGAGGAGCGGGCATCCGGCCGGGCGATCGCCAGCCGGTACGCGCATCGGACACACGGATCGTCCGATGCGATCGGAGCCCGGGAGGTCTTCCATCTGGCCGCCGCGGGCGACGCCGTTGCGAGGGCCGTGGTCGCGGAGGCCGTCAACGCCCTCGGCGAGCTCGTGGTGAACGTCGCGGCGCTCCTCGATCCGCAGGTCATCATCGTCGGCGGCGGTCTGGCCCGGAACGGGGCGGCGCTCGTCGAGCCGCTGGCGGACCGCCTCCGCTCGAGCGTCCCCTTCCCGCCGCGGCTCCTGCCCTCGCTGCTCGACGAAGCTGCGGTGGCGCAGGGGGCGGCGCTCCTCGCCCTGTCGCTGAGCCGGCAGCGGATGGCCAACGGCGCCGGCGGGTCCGCCGTTCGCCCGGAGCCGGCCCGGGTCGGGATGCTCGAGCTGGTCTGA